The genomic interval TTCGTGGTTATAGTTAGCTGTGTGATGATAACGGCGACCGGGTTTGAGTATTTCGACAGTTTGCGAGTGCTGGAGAGCTCCACGACCTCCTCGAAGATGTCAGGAGGGTACAGCGGCTTGGGATCGCTGAGGCACTGGATCAACGGCTCGATCTGGTAGAAGTCCGCCTCCTTCCTCAGGAGGTCTGTCTCTGTAAAATCCAAGGGGAGGGTGAGCTCGGACGTCCTCAGGAAGTTCAGGATGTATCGGAAAAGTGTTCCATCCCGATCGATGAAATAATTCCCCTTGGAATCACGAGTAGTGGGGAAATCTCCCCTGAACATGGCGCCCAGCATGGAGTCTGGGTAGCGCTGCAGGGTGGATAAACTGGTGGTATACAGGTGGCCTCCCACGTTCAGGGTAACAGGAGCAGTCATCTGGGGCCAAGAGGAGCAGAGAACAAGTCAAGAATCATGTTTTTGTGAAGTTAAA from Scophthalmus maximus strain ysfricsl-2021 chromosome 3, ASM2237912v1, whole genome shotgun sequence carries:
- the kctd6b gene encoding BTB/POZ domain-containing protein KCTD6 isoform X2, producing MTAPVTLNVGGHLYTTSLSTLQRYPDSMLGAMFRGDFPTTRDSKGNYFIDRDGTLFRYILNFLRTSELTLPLDFTETDLLRKEADFYQIEPLIQCLSDPKPLYPPDIFEEVVELSSTRKLSKYSNPVAVIITQLTITTKVHALLEGISNNFTKWNKHMMDTRDCQVSFTFGPCDYHQEVSLRVLLMDYIMKQGFTIRNTRVHHMSERANENTVEHHWTFCRPAIKVED
- the kctd6b gene encoding BTB/POZ domain-containing protein KCTD6 isoform X1 — protein: MDNGDWGHRMTAPVTLNVGGHLYTTSLSTLQRYPDSMLGAMFRGDFPTTRDSKGNYFIDRDGTLFRYILNFLRTSELTLPLDFTETDLLRKEADFYQIEPLIQCLSDPKPLYPPDIFEEVVELSSTRKLSKYSNPVAVIITQLTITTKVHALLEGISNNFTKWNKHMMDTRDCQVSFTFGPCDYHQEVSLRVLLMDYIMKQGFTIRNTRVHHMSERANENTVEHHWTFCRPAIKVED